A window of Planctomycetota bacterium genomic DNA:
CCGGGCGCTCGAGGGTCTCTTCGATCCCGAGGAAGTCGAACGCGAGGCCGCCGCGCAGATCGACCGGCTTCGGGACGAGGGAATCGCGCCCAGCCACGTGGACGGCCACCAGCACCTCCATGTGTACGGCTGCGTCGCGGCTCCCGTGGCGCGGGCCGCGGCCGGCCGTGGCGTTCGCCGATATCGTCTCCCCTTGGACCTTCCCCCTCCGTCGATGCCCGTGAACGCCGGCCGAGGAGACGACCTCGAGGAGTATCGCCTCCAGGCGCTCCGCGCCCGCGAGATCTTCGCCCGGGAGGGCCTGCGTTCCACCGACGCCTTCGCCGGCGCCGCCCTGTCCGGCCACCTCTCGTTCGAAACCCTGGCGGCGGTCCTCCGGGGTCTGCCCGAAGGAACCACCGAACTCATGGTTCACCCGGGCTATGCCGAGGCGCCCCACGGCTTCTCGGGCCCTGCCCGCGACGCCGAACGCCGGCTCCTGACGGACCCCGCCGTGCGGGTGCTTCTGTCCCTCTTAGGCATCCGTCTTGTCCGGTGGGCCGACCTGTGAAGATCCTGGCCTTGTCGCCCTTCCCGCCCAACACCGTCAGCGGAAACGTCGCCACGCTCAAGCGTCTGCAGGAAGGGCTCCGCGATCGCGGACACGACATGGAGATTCTCGACGTCTCCGGTCCCGCGGCGGCGGAACGCGTCTCCGCGGCCTTGGGGTCCGTCCGCCCCGACGTCGTCCATCTCTACCATGCCTACAAGGCCGGCCGGTTCGCGGCGCTTCTCGAGAGACGACCGACCGTCCTGACCGTCTCCGGAACCGATCTCAACGATTACGTCGCCGACCCCGAACGGGCGCGCGTGATCGGCGAGGCCCTCCGGCGGGTCCCGGTCCTCCTCACCTATAATTCGTCGCTGGCCGAACGCGTAACCCGCTTCTTCCCGGACGCGGCCGGCCGGCTGCGCGTGATCCCCAAGGGCGTCCGGCTCGGAAACGATCCCTTCGACCTCCGCGGAGCCGCGGAAATCCCCCAGGGCTCCTTTCTTTTCGTCCAGGCCGGCGGCATCCGGCCGGTCAAGGACAACCTGGCGGCGCTGGACGGCCTGGCTCCGCTCAAGAGCCACGCCGCGCTCGTTTTCGCGGGTCCGATTCTCGACGCCGACTACGGCCGGACGTTCGCGGCCCGCCTGGCCGCCGAGCCCTGGGCGCGCCATGTGCCTTTCGTGCCTCCCTCCGCCATGGCCGCCGTCTACCGCCAGGCCGACGCCGTCCTCAACACCTCCCGGTCGGAAGGGCTCTCCAACGCGCTCATCGAAGCGATGGCCTGCGGTCGCCCCGTCCTGGCCGCGGACATTCCGGGGAACCGTGACCTCATCCGCCCGGAGGTCACCGGCCTGCTTTACTCGGGCCCGGAGGATCTCCGCCGCCAGGCACGCCGCCTCGTCGAGGACGCCGATCTCCGCCGCCGCCTCGGCGCCGCCGCGCAGGAATTCGCCCGGCGTGAATTCTCCACGGAGCGCGAAGTCGGCGCGCTTCTTTCGGCCTATGAGGCGGCGAGGAGCTTGAACTCGGAGGCGGAGGGCCCGTAAACTGCTTATATGACCGCAATCGCCGCCCGGCGGCTGTTTTCCGTCGAAGAGTATCATCGCATGGCCGAGGCCGGGATCTTCACGCCGCACGACCGCGTCGAACTGCTCGAGGGGGAAATCGTCCAAATGTCGCCTATCGGCAAGAGCCACGCCGTCTGCGTCGACCGCCTCAATCGACTGCTTTCGGAAAGAATTGCGCGCCGCGGCATCGTCCGCATCCAGAATCCCGTGCTGCTTGGGGGGCGTTCGGAGCTTCTTCCGGACGTGGCCTTGGCGCGACCCCGGGAAGACGAATATGCCGGCGGTCATCCGCAGGGTGCGGATCTCCTCCTCGTCGTCGAAGTGGCCGATTCAACTCAGGAGTATGATCGCCTGCTGAAGGTCCCGGCGTACGCACGAGCGCAGGTTCCGGAGGTGTGGCTGATCGATCTCAAGGCCCGCGCTCTCGAAGTCTACCGGGACCCTTTCTCCGAAGGCTTCAAAACGGTTCTCGCCGTGCGCCCCCCTCAATCCGTCGCGCCCCAGGCCTTTCCGGATATCCTCATCGAAGTCGAACCTCTTCTTCGGGGCCTTTAAGCCTTGCGGCCCCCGCGGCGCTCCGCTAGAATCGCGGTCGCTTTCGCGGCTCAAGGAGATTCTCGACCATGAAACGCACGGCTCTCTGGGCGATCCTTGGCGCGCTGGCCGCCTGCGACGCGCCGAGCGCGCCCTACGCGGGTTCTTCCGCTCCGGCCGCCTCCCCTTCCGCCGCCCCGGCCGCGGATGCAACCCCCAAGGGGGAGGTTACGTACCACTTCGGGACTTCCGACGCCCGCACGACGATCACCTTCGAATCCAAAACCGAAATCACCAACATCCTCGGCAAGACCACCAAGGTCGAGGGAAGCGCCACCATCGATTTCGAAAAGGGGACCGGCCGCTGCCGGCTGCGCGTGCCTGCGTTCTCGCTCAAGACCGGCATGGATGACCGCGACCGGGCCATGTACGGGAAAAGCTGGCTCGACGCCAAGCAGTTCCCCTGGATCGAGTTCACGGCGGACAAGGCCCAAATCGTGCGCCCCTCCATCTGGCGCGTGGACGGGCGGTTCACCCTGCACGGCGTGACGCGCGACCTGTCCGTCGAAGTCGAGGTGAAGCCCGTGCCCGACCTTCTCGGAAAGCATCTCGGCGAAGGCCGCTGGGTGCGCGTCCGCACCCCGGCGCCGTTCAAGATCCGGCTCGAGGATTTCAACATCAAAATCCCGGAGAGCGCCGTGGCCACCGTCGAGCCCGTCTGGAACGTGAGCCTTCAGCTCTTCGGAACGACCGCCCCGCCCGCCGGCCCGACGGCCGCCGCCACGCCTCCCTCGGAAGACGAAGACCTGCCGGTCCGCGTCGCCCGCGTGCCGAAGGTTTCGGAAGAGGGCATCACGGGGACGAAATACGTCTTCGGCCTGAAGCCTCAGCTCACGACCCTCAAGGCGGAATCGGTCACCGACCTCGAGAATGTCACGGCGGTGACGACGTCGCTCTCCGGAATCGTAGGTTTGGACAAGGAAAAGGGAACGGCTCAGGTCCGGATGCGGACGCTCGTCTCGAGCCTCAAGACCGGCATCGACAAGCGCGATGAGCACCTCCAGGGGCCGGACTGGCTCGACGCGGCGAAGAATCCCCACATCGAGTTCGAATCCACCCGCGCGACGCGCAAGGACGACAAGACCTGGACCGTGGAGGGCAACTTTACCTTCCACGGCCGGACGCGCCCCTTGAAACTCGATGTCGAAGCGGTCGAAATTCCCGCGGACCTCGTCAAAAAGGCCCACTGGGGCGACAAGCCCGGGCTTCGCTGCACCGGCCAGTTCAAGGTGAAGCTCTCCGACTACGGAGTGAAGATTCCTTCCGTCGCCCTGGCGAAAGTCAACGACGAATGGACCGTGTCCTTCTCCCTCGTGGGACTCCTGGCGGACTGATGGCGAAGCTCCTGCGTCTCGGGTGGATCCTGGCGTTCGCCGCCGCCGTGCTGGCCTATCCCGTGGCCTGGCTGATCGGCCGCGGCGCGGTGGAAGTCTATTTCGTCACCCCGTACGACGCCAAGACCGTTGAAGTCAACCGCGGACTTTTCCAGCTCGACCAGCCGGACCCGAAGGCTCCGGACTACGACCGGAAAGTCATGGGCCTCTACGGACTGCCGAACGAGAATCCCGATGTCGTGGTCTTTCCGTCCAGGGAACGGCTTTTTTCCCCGCCCGAAAAGCCCTCGCTCAAACTCCTCTTCGTGGATAAAGACAAGGGGGAAAACCCCCTGCAGCTCAAAACCGTCTACTTCTTCGCCAAGTGGATCCTGAGGGCGGCGCTCGCCGGCGGCGTCCTGCTCCTGGCGCTTTGGCTCCTCGTCTCCCGGCGCCGTCCCGCCCCCGCGGCCTAACGGCAACGCCTCCGTCCGCGTTCTATAAGTAGTCCTTCTGGGGAGAACTCATGCGCCTCCTGGGATGGGGATTCCTCCTCGCCGTGTGGGCCGTGCCCGGCGCCGCGCCCGTTTATGCCATCCGGAACGCCACGGTCGTTCTGGCCCCCTTCTTCACGCTCGAAAAAGGCACCGTCGTCATCCGCGACGGGCTCATCGCGGACGTGGGTCCCGACGTCGAGCCTCCCCCGGACGCGGAGGTCCTGGACGGAAAGGGCCTTTTCGTTTACGCCGGATTCATCGACGGCCGCACGACGCTGGGGCTTCCGGACACCAAGCGCCCGCCCGACGCCCGGCGGATCGCCGAGGGGGACAAACCCGACTTCGCCCGCGACGCTCCGGCCTCCATGGAGCAGGCCAACCGCAAGGGAATCCGGCCCGAACTCGACGCCGCCGAGCTCGTCCATATCTCCGATGCGGACGCCAAAAAAGCCCACGCGGGCGGTTTCGCCGCGGCGGTGGTGGCCGCCGCCGAGGAATATCTTTCCGGCCGCGGAGCCGCGATCACGCTTTCCGGCGCCCCCCGCCGGAACGCCCTCCTGCGCGCGGAGACGGGTCTCCACGCTTCCTTCCGCTCGTATGGGGACGGATACCCCACCACCACGATCGGCGTTCTCG
This region includes:
- a CDS encoding glycosyltransferase; its protein translation is MKILALSPFPPNTVSGNVATLKRLQEGLRDRGHDMEILDVSGPAAAERVSAALGSVRPDVVHLYHAYKAGRFAALLERRPTVLTVSGTDLNDYVADPERARVIGEALRRVPVLLTYNSSLAERVTRFFPDAAGRLRVIPKGVRLGNDPFDLRGAAEIPQGSFLFVQAGGIRPVKDNLAALDGLAPLKSHAALVFAGPILDADYGRTFAARLAAEPWARHVPFVPPSAMAAVYRQADAVLNTSRSEGLSNALIEAMACGRPVLAADIPGNRDLIRPEVTGLLYSGPEDLRRQARRLVEDADLRRRLGAAAQEFARREFSTEREVGALLSAYEAARSLNSEAEGP
- a CDS encoding Uma2 family endonuclease; the encoded protein is MTAIAARRLFSVEEYHRMAEAGIFTPHDRVELLEGEIVQMSPIGKSHAVCVDRLNRLLSERIARRGIVRIQNPVLLGGRSELLPDVALARPREDEYAGGHPQGADLLLVVEVADSTQEYDRLLKVPAYARAQVPEVWLIDLKARALEVYRDPFSEGFKTVLAVRPPQSVAPQAFPDILIEVEPLLRGL
- a CDS encoding ChbG/HpnK family deacetylase — encoded protein: MRRLVVNADDLGAGEARDRGILESHRHGVVTSASVLAQGPSWRGALRLLREHPSLDPGVHINLSEGRPLSPRARTLVDPRTGLFWGKREARRRALEGLFDPEEVEREAAAQIDRLRDEGIAPSHVDGHQHLHVYGCVAAPVARAAAGRGVRRYRLPLDLPPPSMPVNAGRGDDLEEYRLQALRAREIFAREGLRSTDAFAGAALSGHLSFETLAAVLRGLPEGTTELMVHPGYAEAPHGFSGPARDAERRLLTDPAVRVLLSLLGIRLVRWADL
- a CDS encoding YceI family protein encodes the protein MKRTALWAILGALAACDAPSAPYAGSSAPAASPSAAPAADATPKGEVTYHFGTSDARTTITFESKTEITNILGKTTKVEGSATIDFEKGTGRCRLRVPAFSLKTGMDDRDRAMYGKSWLDAKQFPWIEFTADKAQIVRPSIWRVDGRFTLHGVTRDLSVEVEVKPVPDLLGKHLGEGRWVRVRTPAPFKIRLEDFNIKIPESAVATVEPVWNVSLQLFGTTAPPAGPTAAATPPSEDEDLPVRVARVPKVSEEGITGTKYVFGLKPQLTTLKAESVTDLENVTAVTTSLSGIVGLDKEKGTAQVRMRTLVSSLKTGIDKRDEHLQGPDWLDAAKNPHIEFESTRATRKDDKTWTVEGNFTFHGRTRPLKLDVEAVEIPADLVKKAHWGDKPGLRCTGQFKVKLSDYGVKIPSVALAKVNDEWTVSFSLVGLLAD